Proteins from one Ascaphus truei isolate aAscTru1 chromosome 19, aAscTru1.hap1, whole genome shotgun sequence genomic window:
- the HERPUD1 gene encoding LOW QUALITY PROTEIN: homocysteine-responsive endoplasmic reticulum-resident ubiquitin-like domain member 1 protein (The sequence of the model RefSeq protein was modified relative to this genomic sequence to represent the inferred CDS: inserted 1 base in 1 codon) — translation MADGDVTLLIRSPSLQQEEREVRAPRDSTVRELKAQLRQELPGEPMEQDQRLIYSGKLLPDHLKLNEVLSKETRHVLHLVCSTKSPPKTQAEGNGQPSGSTAASILPPANILPPANSLTDGVRQRSVTQNIPSAHGRPLGQYQQGAAPAFSAYAAYTPQQILWWQQMYARQYYMQQYLAAAATSSPSQRAPEIPPVPAAAPDQLPNPFPADNQPANPNVQPPANPVANANLRMNAQGGVVEEEDEINRDWLDWVYTAARFSIFLSILYFYSSLSRFMMVLGAMVLVYLHHAGWFPFRQRPAQVPNPHPQAVQNHQDQNNNLQQEDNDENPVEEPLANRLAAAALQTPTFXDYGLDLFQNLFCLFDSRGPSGNGPVTTGYSDGTFLPQYDTFCCTHVRLPYSDMSILGTVAL, via the exons ATGGCGGACGGGGACGTGACGTTGCTAATCCGCAGCCCGAGCCTGCAGCAGGAGGAGCGGGAGGTCCGGGCCCCGCGGGACAGCACCGTGCGGGAGCTGAAGGCCCAACTGCGGCAGGAATTACCCGGCGAACCG ATGGAACAAGATCAGAGACTGATCTATTCGGGGAAACTGCTGCCAGATCACCTGAAGCTCAATGAGGTTTTATCCAAG GAGACACGACACGTGCTGCATCTCGTTTGCTCTACAAAGAGCCCTCCAAAAACTCAG GCTGAAGGTAACGGGCAGCCCTCGGGAAGCACAGCCGCGAGTATACTCCCACCTGCGAATATACTCCCACCTGCGAATTCTCTGACtgacggcgtaaggcagaggagTGTGACACAAAATATCCCCTCAGCACATGGCAG GCCTCTGGGTCAGTATCAACAAGGAGCAGCGCCTGCATTCTCTGCCTATGCTGCATACACGCCTCAGCAGATCCTCTGGTGGCAGCAGATGTACGCCAGGCAGTACTACATGCAGCAATA cttggctgctgctgctaCAAGTTCTCCCTCTCAGCGGGCTCCGGAGATACCGCCGGTACCTGCTGCTGCTCCAGACCAGCTACCCAATCCCTTTCCTGCAGACAACCAGCCGGCCAATCCAAATGTACAACCCCCAGCAAACCCTGTGGCCAATGCCAACCTGCGCATGAACGCCCAGGGTGGGGTGGTGGAAGAGGAGGACGAGATAAACAGAGACTGGCTGGACTGGGTGTACACAGCAGCTCGGTTCTCCATCTTCCTGAGTATCCTGTACTTCTATTCCAGCCTAAGCCGCTTCATGATGGTGCTGGGCGCCATGGTCCTCGTGTACTT gcaCCATGCTGGGTGGTTTCCCTTCAGACAGAGACCAGCTCAGGTCCCTAACCCCCACCCACAGGCTGTCCAAAACCACCAGGATCAAAATAATAACTTGCAG CAGGAAGATAATGATGAAAACCCCGTTGAGGAGCCCCTCGCTAACAGATTAGCGGCCGCTGCTCTTCAGACGCCAACAT ATGACTACGGCCTGGATCTTTTTCAAAACCTTTTTTGCCTCTTTGATTCCAGAGGGCCCTCAGGCAATGGTCCAGTGACAACCGGTTATTCCGATGGGACTTTTCTGCCACAGTATGACACTTTCTGCTGCACACACGTTCGTCTTCCATATTCAGACATGTCTATTCTAGGAACTGTTGCTTTGTAG